AAGCAGCTCGACAGGAAGCATGACATATACATCACGCTCGTCTCACACTCACACGGCGTTGCCACAAAGGGAAAGTTCGTATCTCTTATCTCTACAACTGTGGAGACCGACAACCCCGAAAGCGAAATTGAGCCTGCCCTCAAAATCATTGGGCACATCGAAGAGAAATTCGTGCAGGTCTCAGACGTATATGTTCCCACGGACGATGGCACCAAGGATAACATTTTTGTTTCGGAATCGTACGATGCTACCTCCCACTTTGAGTCGGCATCGAACGATGTGCTACAAATGTGAGTTGGCGATCGCCGAGTTATATTTGGACACAGGTACCGTGCTATTACGGGCAAGGAACTTGATCTGACGGTCGTGGACCGCGACGACAATTAAACCAACGACCGCCACTGACGGGAGTCTGGCTGGACGAACCGTCGAAATGGGTCCCAACGTTGCAACCTAACTGGACACCGATGAAATATAATTTTGAATACCAATAGATGGAAAACTTACAATGTTAGTGTGTAAATTAGAACTGCCGCTAAAGAAGCAGCTGTGTGTGCTCGCTCATAATTGCGCTATCGCCAAGCAGCGTATAGTAGCACACAGTCGACAATATGCCACTAAGGCGGAACTGCTTCGTCGAGTTTATGAGACTCGAGCCAAAGCGGGATGAACGGGAAGACGCAAAGTGCCGAATCTCAGCTCCAGTACAACACTGGTATGATGAAAAGGAGCTCAACTGCATAGAAAGGGAATATGTCGCCAGCATTTTACACGGTACGTGCAAACTGTAACGAATACGACGGATCTTTCAGATTACTGCGCCAATACGGACGATGCCAATAGCTACTATGTAGACATACGGTCGAAAATCATACAGCTTTACAACCGGGACCCGGCAAGGCATCTAACATCAACGGACTGTATACGCTGTATAGGTATGTTACATTGGACGGCCAAACAGATTAAATAGATGCCGACCCGTCCACCATCGCAAAAGTCTACTGTGTTCTCAACTATTGGGGACTCATCAACCACGGCGCATTGAGACACCTCTCTTCAGCGGATGAATACCTGCACCAATTTAAAGTCAGTACGATGCATATATCTTACAAGCCGTGCAGAGGGAAATTGACACCATATCGCATGCATCTAGCGACGCAGACGTCGGCATTGCTCGTAAAGAAGTTGACGGAGCTAGCAACGTAACACCAACGGAGAATTATTTGGATTGCGTAGATGCCATCAATGCGCCTTTCACGTTAGAAAGAAGTCTGATGGATCGAGAAATCTCAAAGAAGCATCTACCACAGCGTACATGTCAAAGCTGCCGTTCTCCATGTAAATACATGTATTACATGGTTGAAACTCCCGCCGATGGTATGTTTACGACGGTGAACTAGAAATGTGTAACTGTGCTTCATGTGATTTCAACTACAAACAATAGGGATTCTGAAACGCCCACTTGTAAGGCTATTTTATTTCGTTCCGTCGACTATAAAGACGCCACTTTTTTGATCTATGCCTATGAAATTGCATTATTTCATGGTTCTACACTTTAATATGGTTTATAAATTACTTATAAGTGTATAATCGAATATACAGACAGCCTGGACAAGTATAAGGAAGATGtctggtgttctcagtgtTACGCCAACTCAAAATACCCACTACAAGTGCCCAGGAAAGCACTGGTAAATGTTATTATGCCAGTAGGCGCCAAGTGGTCGAAGCATCCATTCGTACCAAGCAAGTGGAACCGTTCCCGGCGGGAGAAGTTATACAACGCCATTGACAAGTTCGGAATGGACTGGCGCATGGTCCAAGAGGAACTGGGTGACGAGGTAACTGTTAGGGAGTGTATTTATCATTTCGTTATGGCCCCTCTGGAGCGTGAGACTCGAGGAATCGTGCGACTTCCGGTATGCTTTAGCCATATTGTGGATGGCAAGACGGATCTCCCGTTCTTCACCAGCCCAAACACAGTCACGGCCTTTCTCGCCTTTTGCGCATCCACAATCAGCCCCGTTGTCGCATCTCAAGCAGCGAAGACCATCTTAAACGATGTCATGAAGCCAGAAGCATGGCCACCCGGATATGCGAAATTTGAAGCGGACGAGAGCATTCAACGCCGAGATACGAAAAGCGCGGCAACAACAGAAGCCACCTGTCACACAACTGTAACTCCATTACGTAATGACAGGAAGGATGCAGATGCTGCAAATGCGAACAAACTCCACGGATTCACGTCCAATGAGCATGAAGTTAAAGGGGGGAAACAGGCCGAAGCAAGCGGGACCGTTGTCGCACAAGACAAGGATGCGGAACATGATGCGCGACCGAATCCAACAGTTCCGGATACAACGCTGTTCACGGCATTCGAACAAGCGCTGCAAGTGTCCACAGAAACCTGCGCACGCTTGGCTGCAATGGAGCAGCAAAAGATAGATGCCGTGCTCGCCAGGATTATTGATCTCAAAATCAAAAATCTCGAGGAAAAGATGAAGTATCACGCAGGTTCCGAAGAGCACATGGACAACTGCAGGATACAACTGGTAAGATACAGCAGCCTACAACTAACTTGGTGCAGAGGCATGAACTATCGCGAATAATACACTTCGACACCTACACATGACGGGGATTCCCCGTGTAGGTAAATTAGGGGATAAGGTGTACCTGGTTTACACACTTTTAATTATCAAACTACTGTACAGTTAATAAACGCGATGCCGAAACATCGCACATGATGGGGAACGCTATACAGCTATTGTCAACATAGAAATGAATTCCGTAACTTTTTGCCAATTTAATGACAAAACAACCTCTATCGACTATCCTCGCCGGTCGAGCGCGGGAGGTGTGGCGAGAATCCATACGCCGGGCTAGGCAAGACATCTTCGGCAGAATCAAAGGTAATAACGCCATGCCTGTGTATTATTCCGTGGTATATGTATACTGATTCATAAGTGCTAGCGTAAGAGCTTTTACAGCCCAGTATCTCTATTTGTTCAGCGAACTTACGTCACTTGTCTTCACATGTTCAACCTAACATTTGTTTTTAGGTATGCCTGGAGAAAATGAATGGTTAAAACCACTTAGAGGTAGAAGCAGGACTCGCTGGTATTGGCCCAGCAAGTACCTGCACATGGATTTTACCTTGCAGCATTATCTTGCCATGCAACTCAAACGTATGGAGGCAAGAGAAGACCACCCGTCAATAAAAAAGCTTTGGGATACCGTTCGGATctttgcagccaacaagTCACATATAGAAAAATTTATGGAGACTGTCGATCACGAGACTTTTACTAGGTCGGCTACACTACACGATGCTCAAGCGCTGTTGACGATGATTGGGGAGAAATCAGGTGGACAAGAACAATTAAATCCCGCCACAAATGAAACACTTGATGCTGATCGGTTTAGACCGTTTGTACAATACGCTCTAAGTCCGTTACGTGGTATCCCCAGACATTTGCAAGCCTCAAATCTCAGAAAAAATAACACCAAGCTCCGTCACATGCTCGCTTCCGACGGCACCATTACTAACCTCTGGACGGTTCGCAACCGTTTCGTAGATGCGTTGTATCTCAGGAGACGTGCATATTATCTTGCTAAACTGATGAGGAAAAAGCCCATCAGCGAGACAATACAAAAGTATCGCAAACACTTCACTGTACACCCAGACCAAAAGGTTATATGGCCAGACAACAAAGGTATATCGCAACATAGCTGGCCTTCGAGATAATCTGTGGTCTTAGTCGCTGTGAAGACAATTTAGGGACGATTTATGTATGGTTAAGACACAGATTTGTCCGAGCGCTCACTGCTCAATGTAACCAAAGTGGGTACATGAAGCAAATAACACTATCATTGTATAATTTTTATGTCGCCATGGCGCACACCAAAAGAGAGCACATATCAGGAGTACGCAGCACATAAGTGGCAGATCGAAATAAATCTGGTAACCATAACCAGCTCCACAACCATCATCTGCGCAGTCCACAGTTTCGCACCCCGCATCGTAACCACCGGGAGCCGACGCTGTGCAAAGCAAAGTAGTTATGTTATGCCGATTATATCGCTGTTAattggcggcggtggccagCGCAGCGCCGCTCAGTAGCGCTGGTGGGCACCCTCGCCGTGCACATTCGCGGTGATGACCTTCACGTTCGGAATGTTGATCTTGAGGAAGTGGAGCATGTCCGCAGTGTCCTGGTCGATCTGGATCAGCGGCACGTCCACCTCAGAGTGCTCCGGCACGTAGTCCATGCGGCGCTcgcgctcctcctcctgCAGCTTCAGCGAGATGCCGCGCACGGGGCCCTTCTGGATGCGACGCATCAGGTGGGTGATGAAACCAGCAACCTTGTTGCGCATACGCTTCGACGGGATCTGCGCAACCTCCTCAGCAACCTTCTTGTTGAAGTGGAAGTCAAGACCAAGCTTCGCGTAGTACTTCTCCACGATCTGACGCGCAGCGCGCTTCACGGTCTTCGTACGCACGCGACCCTGCACAAACCATCAGTGCGGTTCAACACGCAAACGACACGCAGACTCGCTGGACCAGGCCGACACGGCAACTCACGCGGCAGGCGAACCTCCACACCGGCCTATACAACACCGACGGCcagcaacacaggcacgcaaGCAATAAAACAGCATACACGACCGACGTAACACGTAATAGCCACTCACCATTTTGACCTTTATACGATAGTACAGACTACGGCACTCGTACCCCTTCTTGTCGCGATATCGTCTTAAAAACTGCGACACAAGCACGCCTCTCGATGCCGCAATGTACAAAAACAATTTGTGCAGCCGCCAACCAGCCGTCGCAGCCCGCTACCCGGCGAAGCTACCGCGTCAAACGACCTGTGGGGACGCGGCGTCCACCAGGGACTCCGGTAGAGTGAGGACTCTAGGCACACTTTCACTACTCCGCATCGATGAATCGGTACGTGTTGTGTAGGAATATGGTCAGCTGCGCGGGTGACGAGCGATTGGCGGCGAGCGCCCGTAGTGTGCCGGTCTCCGGATGAGGTTTCACGTGACCCGTGACCACCGCGTCTGTATTCCGTGAGGTGTACGTGTTACGCTAGCACATTGAGGCGTGTAAGCCGCGCCTTTTTGTACAGACCACCAGAATCAATGCAATACGCGCCGCGGACCAAACCACTTCATGTTAATGGCCAGCACGCATATGTTTGCTTCTATGTTTAGTTTCGATGTCTATGTGGAGTGTGCCGTCTGCTAACTGTGCGTAGACAGTCACTGATCCGAACACAGCAGTTCGTTAGGCGCATTAAACTCGATACAATACATATGCTTTTTCGGCGACACATCTCTCACCCTAGTGATCTTCTTATGCTCCACATTATATCGAAGGACGTTTTCCATTCGTTGGTTTATATCCAACTCCACATTGTCGCTGTCACTGAAGCAATAACAATGCACCATGCATGTGCGCAGACGCTCCGCTGGGATGTGTCGTGCTATGCCTCGAAAAACGTCTGCAAAATATTGCCACCACCGATGTAAGGCGTACCCATAAACTCGATTGCGTCCTTCGGCAAATTCATAACAAAGTGAATTTTAGATTCGGGTTGCAACGTGTGATCCTTGACCGATGATACGTCCCTGTCCAGAATGCCATATTCAACAACCGTCTTCGCGAAATCACGCGCGTCCAGATTGTATGGGTGCACTAAGTGGGTAAAGTTGTTTAAAGCTGCATTTATACCAATGAACCGAGCCCCAACAGGGTTAAGGTCGTTAGCGAATACCAAGCACCCTTTCCCAGCCGCATACATGGCAAACGGGCCGacacctgcaaacatgtccaCCAAAACGTCACCCATATGAAAAGTGTCGCTGATGCGCTCACGCTCTTGTATCAAACGAGAGTTCCAATATACATTTCGGAAGTCGACCTTGAATCTATACGTGTTTTCATGCTGCACCGCAACCAGGTCATCCACGCCACCCAAAAGCTCAAGCTCCATAGTACGAAATTCGTTGTCCACCTCCCTCACTTTATTCACTACGGTTTTAatgtgcttgtgcttgtcTAACAAAATCTTTGCGATAATCTTCTTCGCCCATAGACGCTCGGCGGGGAGGTTCAAGTGAGCGATGTGACCCACCGTCTCGAAGCTCACCATTACACCATGTGAGTCACCCAATAACCTCAAGCACTCATCTGAAAGATATTATAGAGGCAATTCGCAAGGGGCTTGCATTTGATATATAGGCGCCATTAACACGTATCGCAATTAGCGGCTTACCAATAGACATGTCAGCATATTTCCTCAACGACGTGAAATT
This genomic stretch from Babesia bigemina genome assembly Bbig001, chromosome : III harbors:
- a CDS encoding SWI/SNF-RELATED MATRIX-ASSOCIATED ACTIN-DEPENDENT REGULATOR OF CHROMATIN SUBFAMILY C MEMBER 2 (SMARCC2), putative; translated protein: MPVGAKWSKHPFVPSKWNRSRREKLYNAIDKFGMDWRMVQEELGDEVTVRECIYHFVMAPLERETRGIVRLPVCFSHIVDGKTDLPFFTSPNTVTAFLAFCASTISPVVASQAAKTILNDVMKPEAWPPGYAKFEADESIQRRDTKSAATTEATCHTTVTPLRNDRKDADAANANKLHGFTSNEHEVKGGKQAEASGTVVAQDKDAEHDARPNPTVPDTTLFTAFEQALQVSTETCARLAAMEQQKIDAVLARIIDLKIKNLEEKMKYHAGSEEHMDNCRIQLVRYSSLQLTWCRGMNYRE
- a CDS encoding 40S RIBOSOMAL PROTEIN S17, putative, with translation MGRVRTKTVKRAARQIVEKYYAKLGLDFHFNKKVAEEVAQIPSKRMRNKVAGFITHLMRRIQKGPVRGISLKLQEEERERRMDYVPEHSEVDVPLIQIDQDTADMLHFLKINIPNVKVITANVHGEGAHQRY
- a CDS encoding Met-10+ like-protein, putative; translation: MEADGRLMKRRRHDIHSSASTTSESRRVESVEDLENYVTEEDCVFVAIKTEHHTKFAEKGFFRALAKNHKKILATTRWGDYEIPDDARRYVLRGWDSLDSDLQDMIKAEAVAYHNFTSLRKYADMSIDECLRLLGDSHGVMVSFETVGHIAHLNLPAERLWAKKIIAKILLDKHKHIKTVVNKVREVDNEFRTMELELLGGVDDLVAVQHENTYRFKVDFRNVYWNSRLIQERERISDTFHMGDVLVDMFAGVGPFAMYAAGKGCLVFANDLNPVGARFIGINAALNNFTHLVHPYNLDARDFAKTVVEYGILDRDVSSVKDHTLQPESKIHFVMNLPKDAIEFMDVFRGIARHIPAERLRTCMVHCYCFSDSDNVELDINQRMENVLRYNVEHKKITRVRDVSPKKHMYCIEFNAPNELLCSDQ
- a CDS encoding SWI/SNF COMPLEX-RELATED protein, putative, which gives rise to MPLRRNCFVEFMRLEPKRDEREDAKCRISAPVQHWYDEKELNCIEREYVASILHDYCANTDDANSYYVDIRSKIIQLYNRDPARHLTSTDCIRCIDADPSTIAKVYCVLNYWGLINHGALRHLSSADEYLHQFKREIDTISHASSDADVGIARKEVDGASNVTPTENYLDCVDAINAPFTLERSLMDREISKKHLPQRTCQSCRSPCKYMYYMVETPADGMFTTVN